The Elgaria multicarinata webbii isolate HBS135686 ecotype San Diego chromosome 11, rElgMul1.1.pri, whole genome shotgun sequence genome segment GCAATATGCCCACCCAGTAATGAGCTGAAGATGAACTCCTGTTTCCCCTGTTCCTAACCATTACATTGTACTGTAATTTCAGCTGCTTAACAAGCAAGGTTTCTGAATGTATATCCCTCAGAGACTGCTTTGGCTTTTCTTTGCCTATCCCCAGATATATTCCCAGTGCCCCCACTAATAATTCATTACCAGTTTTCCCAGACAATGCACAGTTTATCCAGAACTTTGAaagaaaaatttaaaccataagttTCCACTGGCTAAGAAACCCGTTTTTCCTACCACAAACAAGCTGTTCTAAATTCTACAACACCAGAAACTAACTCTGTGCTATCTTACAATAATTTGGAATAATATATTCTCTGACATGGCATGAAAAAATCTCAAAAGCTCTTATTTCCACTACAGACAAGGAAAACAGGGTTTCTCCATTGTATTTTTGAATTCTGATGAGTTTCTCTTTAATGTGAATGTGTTTAACAACTTTTACTCAAGTTGGATATAATCTTTCTTGCAAGACTGTAGATGTTGTTtacaaaaccttttaaaaacagcaaccatATCCAAGATGCTTGATGTGCAAGCCTCTGCAAAAAGAGCTAAATTTGGCAGAAATGTCAGAGGATTTCAGCTTTACAGACTGATCCATAAACCAATTAATCTGGAACACTTTGATTTTGTCCAACTGACTTGGCTTATGTCCAAGCATTCATTTGAAGTAAATGGTACTAAGTCAGCTTACAACTAGGAATacaattaataaatatttatgtaGTACCTGTAGGGTGCTATGTGCTGTATAGAACATAGATATGAGGTTGTCCTTCCTCAGAGGGATTACTGTCTATGTGAGGAcaagccagggaagggggcacaGGTTTTCAGTGGATAGTAGGATTGTGATAGAAGAGATTTTGGTGGCAGTGGAGAAAGTATTTGCTGGAGAAACAACTCGTGAGGGATTTGAAAGAGGTGAATGTATAATCTGGCAATCTTAACTAGCTATAAAGCTTATAATATTTCATTGCTTTATAGTATAAGCAATGCCTGTAGCCTGATCCTaactaattaaaataaattagctTCTGGCTCCTATCTCAGCATAAGATTGCAGTCATTGGTAATCATATTCAGAATATTATATTTCAAGCATTTCTGTGTGCTTCTTTGTCTTTGCAGGCCTGTTGCTAAAAAGGTGCACTTTACTTATGCCCacaaaagagagactgaaatataTACACAAGATACTTTCTGAAGTAAGCATAACAATCCCGCCCCCAAAAAGCATTAAACCTATGAACATATTAATTTCATTGTGCCACCTAATATGCACTGCCTGGTAAATTGAAGGgcgtatttctttttctttttttttaatctatagattTCCTGTTTTAAACTTAGTGGCTGCTCGGATCCTTTGCACTGTTCAGGACTACAATGTTATGGAGTATTTTTACAGGTAAAAATAACAAAGTGTGTTGTGACACCATAACACATTTATTACGGCATAAACTTCCATGGATTAGAGTCTAgtccatcagatgcatgaaatgttgcAGGTATATACAGGTTTGTAGGGGGGGCAAGAATTGTTAACAGTGAAGGAAATGAAATGTAGAAGGTTACAAACAGGCTTCATCTTTTTCCAATGTTGGCGAAGCTTAACTCTCTTTCTGGGCCTTGCCATGGCCTCACAGATATTTGCTACAGTTATTAGTTTTTGGAGGATAGGTCTCTAGCTCCAAGGTCAGCGCTTATCTTCTGCTTTTTGCTTCTGGTCACTTACCTTAATTTCATTACCTCCCTGCCACTAAAACATGCAGGTAAaagagaactttttttaaaaaaaaaggaaacaaaagtaaTCCCACCTTCCTAGAATTTACCCTTGGGATGTCTAACaataaaaccaagattaaaaacaaaatcttaattaaaacataacattaaaaaacaattaaaaacataataaaagaaataaaccaattaaaaaacCCTTCAACAACATACCAACTTAATTGCCAAAGGTCTGTCTGAATAAAAATGACTTTCCCTGCCAGCGGAAGGGCAACAAGGAGGGAGCCAAGCTACCCTtctcttggcagggagttccagagcctggaagcggccactaagaaggccctctctcatgtccccACCAAACGTGTCTCTGATGGTGGCAGTACCAAAACAAGGGCCTCCtccaggctcataagggagaaggcagcctTAGAATAAATAGAAAATGTATGCACAGCTAAGAGATTTCAAACCTTGCAGAGTAACTTGGTGATTTTCATGAATACATTGCCTTGTTTTTCGCTATATTGTTTTCAGACCTTAACAGCTGGTTGGGATGAATTAGAATGTCATCGGGTTTACAATTTCCTCTGTGAGCTGAGCAGTTTACCTCGGAGAGTGCAGACAGTTGTGAGCAACAAACCTGGTAAGTACTCCATGTTAGGCAATGGCCAAGTTGTTTATAGAATGACCCCCCACTGCACCATAGGGTGGGTTGTCAAAACCCGATGCACAGCATGGCATGAGTGGCTCCATACCCAGTCTACAACCCACAATGGCATCTTTACCCCCACTGCAATCATCTGAACATATTAAATATGTTATAAATCTGGCTCTCTCCTGTTGACTGTAACCCTCTTGTTCTGAACTAAGGAGGCAAGGATCAAAGCCATGACTCGGAATTTATTGGAATGCCAATCAATCCACATCTTTCCCAGTACAATTTGTAGCTTCATTACATCCAGATTGATTCCTATATTATTTTTATCATTTGTCCTAGGAAGTGTCCAAAAATTGGAGTTAAGGATAAGGATATTTTGCCGCAGTGTCCTCTTAAACCGTTGGAACCATCGGAGTGATTTAGCATTTTGGCTGACACGTATTTTAAAGCCATGGCCGATGGTAAATCAAGCTCGGCTACTATATATAATATTTGGACCTGCCTGTACTCTGGATGGTAAGCTATTTTAATGAATAAGGCATAAACAGAAGCACCTGTGaattctgggcagtatccaatatgaTACTGCAAAGGAAAATCACACAAAGGAAAATCGCGCTTGCTTACCGTCATTTCTCTGCCTGTGCGTTTGtctattacttcctcttttggaagaggaaataaacaatgtgcacatggcccattcagtggactattttgatggcactgcttctcctgcacacagcaggagatagcggcaacttccatctttaaaaataagtcagacttactaggagctccatcagacaagcattttattgcatgatcATTACTGAACACTCACGGactttcgtgggtccctctcatgacatcgtctgcctcccatgtgcctcctggGAGCCTCTCACCCctcctagccttcttcgcacgacaaaaaaaaacaccccagtaagtccaacttatttttaaagacagcagCTGccactgtctcctgctgtgtgcaggagaagcagcaggatctgaatgggccacgtgcacattgcttacttcctatttcaaaagagaaagtaatgagggatgaacgcgtgggtggagaagtgacggtaagcaaatgcgattttccccttACCTGTGTGACGATGCTCTgaggtgttttgttgttgttgtgtgaagaaggctccttcctatctttcctctctcatctcacactattgccccgctcgtgctcttcgctcctctgatgccatgtttctcacctgcccaagggtctctccttcccttgctcggcttcgtccattttcttcagctgccccttacgcgtggaacgctcttccagaacatttgagaactacaagttcaatcgcagcttttaaagctcagctaaaaacttttctttttcctaaagcttttaaaacttgattttgatctgacttttatactgcctgtttggtgcattctcttcccctccttattgttttattatgattttattagaatgtaagcctatgcggcagggtcttgctatttattgttttactctgtacagcaccatgtacattgatggtgctatataaataataataataataataataataataataataataataataaggggcgGGAGGTGCTCAGGAGCcagacgatgttgtgagagggacctgcaaaaatccgtgagtgcccagtaatgagcgtgcaataaacactcatctgatggagctcttcatgTTGCAGTAGAAAGACTTTGTAACCGGTTCATGTCCTCTGCTTGATTGATAATCCTTGGTAAATGCAATGGAGGTgatgttagggaaattcccctaactcATTGGGGAAGGAACGACTTCAACAACCGGTCCAGATACAGAGACCCTTTATTTTACTACGCACGTAGGACAAAGGCTCACCCCATACAAACCGATGGCGAAAACTtcctacccatcatccacatcagcatacttttatcaaagttgctctgatgaagtcatacttttccttcctccttcccgtgactgatcacaaatcccatacatgttccatagagtcccattcttacataaacaatgccatattttggtagCCTGTAAttggtacaaaatgttgcattctgttctttgataagcacctcaaggagaaATAAGAAgcccagagtatgctctgacccttcagaaatgcctAGTCAGAGGGCTTTAGATGGTAAATAAATTAAACGATGCACATCTCCATGTTCTtcagcctggttcctaaacacaagcaGAATGTTTTTGGAAAAAGTAACACATTGCCATGGCAGCtaaggagccaagagatcaggacagccttgagGCTTCCTGTGTCTCTTCATTTCTAGAGGCACGAAGGTGGGGGAtagagggaaagtgtcaggagtgtgtTTGAACTGAGGGGTTTCAAAGGGGTGCTTTTCAGAATTCCTTGTCAGTGGCATATGGGGTtgggtccaggatctgccttctgataatctgatttccccccccccccaacacacacacacacacacaccacagctcaccccaatcAGCAGGGTCCTCTGACCTTCTGTATAGGgttttcaggggtctggagggACTGTTACAGAGAGGTGGGCTGAGGAAAAGCAGCACCATCTCTACAGATGTAGAtactcttctgtctttttaaaagtaGCATGGGGAGGTGAATCTATCACAGCTCAGGGCACGTTCACTACAACCTTTGCAGTgggcacaattttatttatttatttatttatttatttatttatttatttatttatttattacatttctataccgcccaatagccggagctaaaATGTTTTACAGccataattgtttttttaaaaaaatctattagcAAAACATTCCTTAAACGAAATTGCTGTAAGACCAAaatggtaattttaaaaaataaaggggatGGGAATCTTTCCCAGACATTACCAATTTAGCAATGTGTTTTTCTTAATTAAACACTTATCTACACCGTTTTTGTCATTTCATGGGTAGTGATGGAAGCGGCCTTAGACAATTATCTCATTTTTCAATTTTAGGGAGTGGACAGTGGGTAATGCTTACTTTTGTTCAAGTCTGTTCCCCTCCTCAGTGACTCTTCTGGTTAATGTGATACAGGACGTGTGGTTTGGCAAAAAATGATAGAAGGTCCAACAGATGAAACCAGTTTGAAGGGGCTGGCAGATGCGATTAAACTACTGTATGGCACAGAAGCAAAGGAGTGGAcagcagatgatgtcatcagTCTGGTGGATGAACTTGCAGGTAAAAACCGCCCCTTATTCTGCACATTAGCAATGCTCATTCTCCCCCAAATCCAGGAAATTATCAGGTAGCCACAAAAATTAGAGCCAGTTCGCATGTCCCAGGGCTCATGCTGAATTGTGGACTGATACTCTAACCTGAGCTTGTTTGCTCAGATGACATCCAGGTTATTCCAGATTTTTTCACGGATCCTGATGCTTCAGTGTGTCCTCAGGGCTCAAATTTTACCATGCCCACAATTGGTTGGCAGTAGTGTGGTAAGCCATGAACATAAATTGGGAAACATTTGATGTGGTCATAAAGTGACGCAATTATACAACCATCTTTCCACTGCTGCACAAACCCAGCCGCACAGATACACACTGCTCACAGTTCAGAATACAGACATTGTGACTATGTGGACTGGCTCTGAGGACCAAACTAAATGTGATGGGGACGTCAtttgcctgtcctccttttcatatggtcaccctaacagtagCATCTACTTTGTGAAATTCCTGATCAGTTTTAAGCCCCTCACTGCAGATTTGTCAGCAGCAAGTCCAAAAGACCTCAACCTTTTAAGCTAGCATTTAAATTAtaaggctttgttttgttttgttttatagatATGCTGGTTGGCTGACATTTTATGatctatatttttattgtttgttgtgTTGACTGGagacattttattttttcaatatTGCAAGTATCTCAAGGGTATACGATTGGCAAAAGCAGCAAATAGAATTTAAAGATAAAtgttaaaacataataaatagtcatatatatatatatatatatatatatatatatatatatatataaacaccttTCCATATTTTTGATAGTAGTTCCTCAGGACTGGCTTCTGGAAAACAGTGCTCGGCTCCTTATCTTGTGTGGAAACAATATCTGCTTCACATTTATGGCAAATAAAGCTGTGAATGGCCGAGCTAATGAACTTGCAAGGCTGATGGTTTTCCTGGTTTTGGTGAGTAGCAATAAATACTCAATTTTCCTTCTGAATTAGTATCCTCTTCCTTCCGTCTATCAAAGAGTGAAACTAGACTTGACATTAAATGTGTGATTGTATATGTGTGGTTCCCTGCCCCCACTTTTAAATAGCAGCTCGCCATGGTGAGCAATTAGGATCAGGACAGTGGCATGTGGGTAGCAAAGGGTTAGGCCTTCCCCCTCCTGCAGTTTCAATTAAAATCCCCTtctcccaaagctgctatttggccTGGGAAGAAAGCTGCAGTTGGCACCTAAGGAAGCTTCCTGTCAAGTGTAATAGCTACTTTGGGGCATCAGGACTGTGGTAGGAgggaaatttttgtgaaccgcccagagagcttcagctattgggcggtataaaaatctaataaataaataaataaataaataaagggttaaccccctcccccagcactaCGGTCCCAATCCTGATTCCCCCCTCGCAGCTGTTGTTTAGAAGAAAAACCTAAACATGTTAAATGCAAACTTGTTTTTAATGTCGTATCTAATTTGGTCTTTAGATACCAGCTCCTCTATTCCAGTTTTCAGGCCATTTGCCAAAATTATAGTAAAATTTTGAGAAAGACGACTTAATATCATGTTTGAGAACACTGCATACTAATTATCCTGCTACAGATTGTTTCTATGGCAGCCTTCAGGCTGCCGTTTCTTGTGTTTCTGGTTGAACAATTTTGCTTTAAATGGGAAATAAGGAAAACATCTTTACAGTTTTGTACAATAATCCATGGAGTGATATTTCATTTGCACTTTGCTATCCCTACTTACCCGCTTAAAGGCCCTGCTCCGCCATCTGAGCTACTGGGACTCAGTGCACCTGACACTCAGAAAATCACATGTCTCAATGCTCTACATCTTTACCTGTATTGCAACCTATATCTGAGTGTTTTGTCCTGATGATATATGGCAGATTAGCACAGATTGTTACATAGCCGTCTTCctagtgtctctctctctcagttaaCCAGACATGAGGGGGGACAGCAGGACTTTTGTTCTTTTAATAATTGCACAGGAGTAGAGGAAAATTTGGTAGATGCAGCTTTTCATGCCAGGGTGAGCAAACCCATTCCTACTGAGAGCAAACATGGTACAGCGGCCGAGGGACTAAGGCAGCCCTCCACACCCTGGTGCACCCAAGGTGTATTGAGCTATAAATACCATCACCCACATGGAGATTTGGGTGGTTGCAATCCAGCacaactagagggcaccaggttggggaaggctggactaagcTTTGAATCAGGAAGCCCTCAAATCTCAGCTGTGCCGTAACCTCACTGAGTGGCCTTTGACCAGCAGCTACGTTCTCTCATCCTCAGTCCCCTTTCTGTAATATGATAATAAAACTGGGCTCcctaacagggttgttgaaaGGATTATCTGAAGCACTTGGTATGTTTGAAAGCACTGTAGTGATgctaagaatatttatttatttatttatttatttatttatttatttatttattttctatattgcccaatagccaaagctctctgggcagttcacagcaacGCCAATTATTCTAACTGTCTTGAGCTGCTTGAGGATGTTCCAACTGCCCCTCTTTATTTGGGATCATCCCAGTTTTCTAGTACCTGTCTTGGGACATTCCTGCCCCTCTGTTTGCCTTGGGGAGGTACCTTGTTAATATTTTGTAAGTGTAATTTGCTAGTGTTGTGATTCTTCAGGGGGCTTGTTTATACGGCTTGTTTACTCCGACGTAGCTGCAcatattctcattttaggacaCACGAGTCAGCCGACCGTTCGCAGTAACATCGCGTTTTAACCTCGATGATACGCATATTCACATcagcgatttaccgtgacttttcgcTCATGTCCGACTTCGCtctgcattatggttatgtgtcatttGGGAAGTTAAAgcgcattttgacaggtgggcggAGCTTTAAGGGTAGGAGAACGTGATTAGCTGgtttcccacctatcagctggCTCCTTTTCTCGTGCCATTTTTAGGTTGAACGATCTTATTCTACGGAGCTCCGCataaacaaagaggcagaaacGCACTGCCATCCTCCTCTGCAGCCTCGTTCCTTTCTTCCCCCGCTCTGGTTTTTGCTGTTATATCAATCTGCAGAGTTCTGCATATAACCTATATCACTTCACCCGTCTCCATATCCCATATGTGATAATGCGCACGTGCGCatgtataactgcactacaaaaaaaaatacaggagataaatcgctgctgctgcagtgtgatgctctttacctacatttgaaccaatgaaaaatcgggtttatatttaatgaggaacaatcccgctgtcgtatagacgagggcagGTTTCAgctctttccccaggatctctaGAATTGGATTTGGGAATGGATGCATCATGTCTCTAATGCATATGCAATTTCACCCATTGTGTCAGCTACTGAGGTATTTTGAATTGATAGCATACAGTAGAACAAACTCCCCCAAtttggtactctccagatgttttggactacaactcccagtatcgttcagccagcatggggagatgctgggagctgtagtccaacagatcaggagggcactagattgggagAAGCTGCTGTAAGACAATAACATAAGACAGTAATGTTTACCAAAGAGTGATCGCTAAATCAGTAGAGGGCAGGCTAATGCAGTATAAATGAATGCAGCAGGCAAGGAAGAGTACACATTTGGCAACTTGTAATGGAAGAGTGCATGTGGGGGGGGCTCTTAAAGAAAGCGATTCTTGGGTGAGAGAATAGGGGTGTTACAAGAGCATGCATGTGTGGGTCCAATGTTCCAAGCCCACTGCCTGAAGAAGACCAGTAATCTGATCACAGTGAGCTATAAGTGGAGAGAAAATGAAGCAGGGAAAGTGCCTGCAGAGCAAAGATGACCCACACTCTGCAGTTCAACTCATGTGCTGTAAAGGAAGACAAAGAAACTCCAAACAATcataaaagaagcaaacaaactctTAAAAAGGCGTCTCTGTGAACTGAACACTAGTCAGCTTGATCTCCTCCTATCAAACGTTCTGTCTGTTATGTAAAATGTCATTTGACTCAACATATGCATTTAATTGCTTTGGGGTGAAAACTTTGCTTTATGGATATATCCTGCTTTTGTACCAGGTGTGCGAGAAGGACCTCTATTGCATGGACTGGGCTGTAAAAATGATGCAGAAAGTCTGCAAGGTTTTCAGTACTCCAAGTGAAAGGAACAACTTCTTGCAAAGTGTGGAGAATGCTTTTGCACACATTATCATGGATGCGCTACAGTTGGTAATATCTGGTAAGAAATCCAATAGTAGAAATATTGTACCCACTCATTGCCTTGATGTTGATTATCTGAATCTGCCAGTTTCATTAGTTTCCAGTTTCCTTTTCATTAGGTGCATCCTCTCCCATAAAATGAGATATTCTAATATAGTGTGccccccagatgtattggattacattTCTCATCATCCCCATCCTGCgctgccattggccatgttgaaaGGGGATggtggaaactgtagtccaacacatttggaaggtggttgggaaggctgttccaATAGATGCAGAAATAGTTTAATGGAGTGCATCAAGTCCCAGCACTTTCCGAAAAAAATGTCTTCCTCAGgaataagaagaacataagatgagctgtgctagatcagatcaaaggcctctagtccagcattcccctCTCACAGCAGCCGGCCCAGTGCCCATAGGAAGCCCAAAGGCAGAATGGGAGAGTCACACTGTCCTCCTGTGTTCCTCAACggctggtattcagtggcatcctgcctttgata includes the following:
- the FBXO47 gene encoding F-box only protein 47, with translation MTSPVRTSYTLIPSQKYRRSYRHSRKFSNILERDSPSLSTLGNFKALPLEIFQLVLEYLPVKDISMLSMVSKTISSRLINYISTPTGNRRLLLQDFHNPELSGCNKESAILEHYRSLGLLLKRCTLLMPTKERLKYIHKILSEISCFKLSGCSDPLHCSGLQCYGVFLQTLTAGWDELECHRVYNFLCELSSLPRRVQTVVSNKPGSVQKLELRIRIFCRSVLLNRWNHRSDLAFWLTRILKPWPMVNQARLLYIIFGPACTLDGRVVWQKMIEGPTDETSLKGLADAIKLLYGTEAKEWTADDVISLVDELAVVPQDWLLENSARLLILCGNNICFTFMANKAVNGRANELARLMVFLVLVCEKDLYCMDWAVKMMQKVCKVFSTPSERNNFLQSVENAFAHIIMDALQLVISGEHDEEDSSFINLFHLVNAQANFHKEILFLTMTINM